The genomic region GGGGATTAAATTAAAGTTTTAATTATTGTTTAGTTTATAAGTTTTCTATGTCAATTGTTTCTTTAATTATAGAGTTAAGTGGATCATCATCTATTGTATTTAATACTACTTCATCTGCACCAGTTTGACTTATTAGCTTTTTATATTCATCATTATCTGGTTTTTCATCAGCTTTATAGTATTTATCTGTTATTATTACATCATCTTTAAGTAAAACTACATGATATTTATATAGCATATTATCACCTGAAAATATAGATTTTCTATTTTAAAAAATTAGATTATATTTTTTCATCTAATAAAAAAAATAATAAAAAAAAGGGAGTAAAAAAGAATTTACTTTATCCGTGTCCTCCTCCCATAAGGAAACTTAAAATTACAATTACAATACCAATACTTACAATTTGACCAGCTGTCTTTTTCATACTTTCTTTTGATATATGTCCAAGGTATGCACCAAGAACAGATAAAAGAACAAAACAGATGATAAGTGTTGATATAACTGCATCATAGATATTTCCCATTATAAAAAATGGTATTGATGGAATAAATGATCCAAGAAAACTTGCACTTCCATGTGTTACCATACTAAGATTTACCCTATATGTTGCATCTTCTTTAATAATTGTATCATCAAGTTCACGTTCACTTAGAAGCATTTGACTTTCCAAGTCACGAATTGTACGTTCTTCTTCTGCATGTTCTCCAATATATGATCCAAAACCATTAGATAAAGCAAGAGCAATACCTCCACTTAATCCTGTAATTCCAACTGTTATTGGAGCAACATTACCATTTGCTGCAATTCCAGCAACTGCAGCTGTAAGTGAAATACTCATAACTGTAAGTATTCCATCAAGTGATCCAAGAGCAATATATCTGCTCATACCTATGTAATCTTTAATAAATTGTTTTATTGTTACCTTCATAGTATATCATACTCATATCTATAATTTAATATTATTATTTTTTTATATCAAATTAAGCAATTTATCGACCTAATTTTTGATGTGCAGATGCAAGATGTCCTGCAGCAAGAGCACCAATAAGTGAAAGTTCCCCGGCAAGAACAATACCTGCAACAATAGATGCAAATCTTTCAACCTTTCCTGAACCCTTAGCACCAATAAGATTTAATGATTCACTAGCAGTTTCAAGTCTTGTACCTCCACCAACTGTTGCAACAGGAAGATCAGGAAGTGTAACACTGAAATATAAATCTCCATCATCATTTTCAGCTGTAGTTATTCCAAGTGATGCTTCAGTTACATGTGCAGGATCCTGTCCTGTAGCAATAAAAAGTGCTGCAACCATATTTGCAAAATGTGCATTATATCCATAACTTCCAGCAATAGCAGAACCTAACAAGTTTTTAGAATAATTAACTTCAACAATTTCCTCAGTTGTAGTTTTAAGTGTTTTTTCAACTATTTCTTTTGGTATTACAACCTCTGCAACAACACTCTTTCCACGACCTTCAATCATATTTACAGCTGCAGGCTTTTTATCAACACAGAAATTACCACTAAGTGCTATGACATCAATATCATTTTCACCTTCAATAAATTCAAGTGCTTTTTCAGTAGCAATAGTAACCATGTTCATACCCATACTATCACCAGAATCATATACAAAACGAGGATATGCATATCGTCCAACAATTGCAATAGGATCAATTTTTAGTAGTTTTCCATGACTTGTTGTTGTTTCTGCAACTTTTTTAATTTCATTGAAATGTTCATTAATCCATCTTTTAAGCTTTGCTGCATCCTTTGTTGATTTTGTCTTAATAACAGGTGCACGTGTCATCTGATTTGCAAGAATTGACACATTACATCCACCAGCTTTACGAATTGCAGAACATCCACGATTTACACTAGCAAGAAGTGCACCTTCTGTTGTTGCCATAGGAACATATGTATTAATATCCTCATCATCATCACAGTTAACAACAAGAGGTCCTACAACACCAACAGGTATTTGTACTGTACCTATTGGATTTTCAATATTTTTCTTTGCTGTATCTGTCATATCTA from Methanosphaera sp. harbors:
- the hmgA gene encoding hydroxymethylglutaryl-CoA reductase (NADPH) — translated: MDLTHDEILEKLSNGEIRLFEIEKYTKTANEAADIRREFIENESGVKLEHISKYSIDMTDTAKKNIENPIGTVQIPVGVVGPLVVNCDDDEDINTYVPMATTEGALLASVNRGCSAIRKAGGCNVSILANQMTRAPVIKTKSTKDAAKLKRWINEHFNEIKKVAETTTSHGKLLKIDPIAIVGRYAYPRFVYDSGDSMGMNMVTIATEKALEFIEGENDIDVIALSGNFCVDKKPAAVNMIEGRGKSVVAEVVIPKEIVEKTLKTTTEEIVEVNYSKNLLGSAIAGSYGYNAHFANMVAALFIATGQDPAHVTEASLGITTAENDDGDLYFSVTLPDLPVATVGGGTRLETASESLNLIGAKGSGKVERFASIVAGIVLAGELSLIGALAAGHLASAHQKLGR
- a CDS encoding VIT1/CCC1 transporter family protein — encoded protein: MKVTIKQFIKDYIGMSRYIALGSLDGILTVMSISLTAAVAGIAANGNVAPITVGITGLSGGIALALSNGFGSYIGEHAEEERTIRDLESQMLLSERELDDTIIKEDATYRVNLSMVTHGSASFLGSFIPSIPFFIMGNIYDAVISTLIICFVLLSVLGAYLGHISKESMKKTAGQIVSIGIVIVILSFLMGGGHG